From Nematostella vectensis chromosome 14, jaNemVect1.1, whole genome shotgun sequence, a single genomic window includes:
- the LOC5501461 gene encoding uncharacterized protein LOC5501461, which yields MKTFQWIIFLTVIHLSELIASKEGFEIKMLLPRASSVWVLNDRPREVVFNITGDGMTKHWDVTLIKDGETIGDFVNIGSVELSSSAATPSSSSITTTKLSSLSTPSLSPPLPSKPSTTWKVFRTKVLLERSVKEGMYRVQVCGGTTEGGDGYLYCASTALFKVIAGVSEEHFTQHEQRFKARGLTKERMLSGVDLDRIWPLNNTKCTVRRIHKPTKEEFIERCMKPAQACVISGAMEDWEALKSWPLDVLETDPRLAEGIYIGDREEMVPVRVFNRYTKTRAKLDAAPWMVFMPDVFEMYPELLKDYKVPDYFSEEDDFMTGVPDDLRMDWRWIIMAPRGSGSGWHCDPANTTGWLALATGAKLWGLYPPEQAHIPGVKNNYYQKRDYNMDDAYNWWIHTRPSLEYDLPRECIQQAGDIVYIPSGWYHAVLNLDHTVAVTQNFCNLYSIKSCLKELKEQADSDGNFIGRTFERLRDMYKGRYPDLFEAGDDDFRAPSPGEGMTLPQIREKQIDDLKNFLST from the exons aTGAAAACCTTTCAATGGATCATTTTTCTGACCGTCATTCATCTCTCAGAATTGATAGCTTCAA aggAAGGCTTTGAGATAAAGATGCTGCTGCCAAGAGCGTCTAGCGTCTGGGTGCTTAACGACAGACCTCGAGAAGTCGTGTTTAATATTACGGGTGATGGCATGACCAAACACTGGGACGTAACACTTATAAAAGACGGGGAGACAATTGGAGATTTTGTGAACATTGGCAGTGTTGAGCtctcatcatcagcagcaacaccatcatcatcatcgataacaacaacaaaactatcatcattatcaacaccatcattatcaccaccattgCCATCCAAGCCCTCAACAACTTGGAAGGTATTCAGAACAAAGGTTTTACTGGAGCGCAGTGTTAAAGAGGGTATGTACAGGGTGCAGGTCTGTGGTGGTACGACGGAAGGGGGAGATGGATACTTGTACTGCGCATCAACGGCACTCTTCAAGGTCATTGCTG GAGTCTCAGAGGAACACTTCACGCAGCACGAGCAGCGCTTCAAAGCTCGCGGACTAACAAAGGAAAGAATGCTTTCTGGAGTAGATCTGGATAGAATATGGCCCCTAAACAATACAAAATGCACCGTAAGAAGGATACACAAGCCCACAAAAGAAGAATTTATAGAGAGGTGTATGAAACCAG CTCAAGCATGTGTGATATCTGGGGCGATGGAGGACTGGGAGGCCCTGAAGTCCTGGCCGTTAGACGTGTTGGAGACTGACCCACGGCTAGCCGAGGGAATATACATCGGCGACCGTGAGGAGATGGTCCCCGTGCGCGTGTTTAACCGATATACCAAGACACGGGCAAAACTAGACGCCGCTCCTTGGATGGTCTTCATGCCAGATGTGTTTGAGATGTACCCGGAGTTACTTAAG GATTACAAGGTGCCCGACTATTTCTCCGAAGAAGACGACTTTATGACAGGCGTTCCTGACGATTTGCGTATGGACTGGAGATGGATAATCATGGCCCCTAGGGGGAGTGGGTCGGGGTGGCACTGTGATCCAGCTAACACAACGGGCTGGTTGGCACTGGCAACGGGAGCCAAACTATGGGGACTTTACCCGCCAGAGCAGGCACATATACCGG gcGTGAAGAACAATTATTATCAGAAGCGTGACTACAACATGGACGATGCTTACAACTGGTGGATACACACCCGCCCAAGTCTG GAATATGATCTACCGCGCGAGTGTATTCAGCAGGCGGGAGACATCGTGTACATACCGAGTGGGTGGTACCACGCCGTGCTTAATCTGGACCACACCGTGGCCGTTACACAGAACTTCTGCAACCTATACAG TATCAAGTCGTGCCTGAAAGAGTTAAAGGAGCAGGCTGATAGCGATGGGAACTTTATAGGACGCACCTTCGAGAGACTTCGAGACATGTACAAGGGCAG gtatcccgatCTCTTCGAGGCCGGAGACGATGATTTTAGAGCTCCATCACCAGGCGAGGGAATGACGCTCCCTCAAATAAGAGAGAAGCAAATCGACGACCTTAAAAACTTTTTGTCAACATAA